Proteins co-encoded in one Chloroflexota bacterium genomic window:
- a CDS encoding ComEC/Rec2 family competence protein, whose product MTAWLAAAILLGIGLAAWWGPAPAWAVIGLAVVGAAAAATGRRSLMAGAVLAALALGLARGGHHVASQPPLLQVPAGAALTVIGTVVDDAPGPRRTLQVEAVARGEDEQPRQAAGRVQVFAPRALALPNARVAVSGVFVPARPRATNALVGHADTWAGTLDDATIRVIEAGTAADPPALLRLRRHVDASIRSALPEPHASLLSAMLVGIRQRLPDELRNDFLTSGLIHIVAISGFNITLIALWVRRLAGWGLGRYGVGLAAVLLPLYAVLAGAEPGVIRAAIMGDLVLLAWIIGRDADTLTALGIAGAGMALVQPQALGDVGFQLSFVGTLGLIVIAPRISALLTERARFPRWSAELVATTTAASLMVTPIIAHTFERFQLMAVPANLLALAAPAAIMATGAPVAIWASAGWPAADVVGWAAWLPLEYLIQAGRIAAQLPGASLATSDFDFAQALASYLCIGAALVLLGRPPPRLVRSRVGSVALPRRAVYGVALVALIAPPAMAVAGMPRLFDDGATLATVDLSSRAPTVYVRKGEDRVVVAGSRLDRLLLDRALPRWDLQVDTLAVASSGGELSHMALDLVGARAVDVVQAAPTHALGAHLVAPNHAGRAPVVVDVSRTTGALETEIVPVEGGSWVVVRSSDATIAVVPPTVSQPTLPADLRADVLVLGRSTTLGAMPASALLNAGFGMVIAPHPRLPQIVARAVNDDGEIVVPESQPDPAQLIGSARVRADLGTIEVRR is encoded by the coding sequence ATGACGGCCTGGCTGGCCGCGGCGATCTTGCTGGGGATCGGTCTCGCCGCCTGGTGGGGTCCAGCGCCGGCCTGGGCGGTCATTGGGCTGGCCGTCGTTGGCGCGGCGGCGGCCGCGACGGGTCGCCGCTCTCTGATGGCGGGTGCGGTCCTAGCCGCGCTGGCCCTTGGCCTGGCGCGCGGCGGACATCACGTCGCCTCGCAGCCCCCGTTGCTGCAGGTGCCTGCCGGGGCGGCGCTGACGGTGATCGGAACCGTTGTCGACGACGCGCCGGGCCCACGGCGAACGCTCCAAGTCGAGGCCGTTGCCCGAGGGGAGGACGAGCAGCCGCGACAAGCCGCGGGTCGGGTGCAGGTCTTCGCTCCGCGGGCATTGGCGCTGCCGAACGCGCGGGTGGCGGTCAGCGGGGTGTTCGTTCCCGCACGCCCGCGGGCTACGAACGCCCTCGTAGGACACGCCGACACCTGGGCGGGGACGCTGGACGACGCCACGATCAGGGTCATCGAGGCCGGTACGGCCGCGGATCCCCCGGCGCTGCTGCGCCTGCGGCGCCACGTCGATGCCAGCATTCGCTCCGCCTTGCCCGAGCCCCATGCGTCGCTGCTCTCGGCCATGCTCGTGGGCATTCGTCAACGGCTGCCCGACGAGTTGCGGAATGACTTTCTCACCTCCGGCTTGATTCATATCGTCGCCATCTCGGGCTTCAACATCACGTTGATCGCGCTCTGGGTGCGACGGCTCGCCGGCTGGGGTTTGGGCCGCTACGGAGTCGGCCTAGCGGCGGTGTTGCTGCCGCTTTACGCGGTGCTGGCCGGCGCCGAGCCGGGCGTGATTCGGGCCGCCATCATGGGCGACCTGGTGCTCCTGGCCTGGATCATCGGGCGCGACGCCGATACCCTCACCGCCTTGGGCATCGCGGGAGCCGGCATGGCGCTGGTGCAGCCCCAGGCGCTCGGCGACGTTGGCTTTCAGCTGTCATTCGTGGGAACGCTCGGTCTGATTGTCATCGCGCCCCGCATTTCGGCCCTACTCACCGAGCGCGCCCGGTTCCCGAGGTGGAGCGCCGAGCTGGTCGCGACGACCACCGCCGCCAGTCTGATGGTGACCCCGATCATCGCCCACACGTTCGAGCGCTTTCAGCTCATGGCGGTGCCGGCCAATCTGCTGGCTCTCGCGGCGCCCGCCGCCATCATGGCCACGGGTGCGCCCGTCGCCATCTGGGCGTCCGCCGGGTGGCCGGCGGCCGATGTGGTCGGCTGGGCCGCCTGGCTTCCGCTCGAGTATTTGATTCAAGCCGGGCGGATCGCCGCGCAGTTGCCAGGTGCCTCGCTCGCGACCAGCGACTTCGACTTCGCCCAGGCGCTGGCCTCATATCTCTGCATCGGCGCGGCGCTGGTCCTGCTTGGACGCCCGCCGCCGCGACTTGTTCGCTCACGCGTCGGGTCGGTGGCGCTTCCCCGACGCGCCGTCTACGGGGTGGCGCTGGTCGCCTTGATCGCGCCTCCGGCGATGGCGGTCGCGGGAATGCCGCGCCTCTTCGACGACGGCGCCACGTTGGCCACCGTCGACCTTTCGAGCCGCGCCCCTACCGTCTATGTCCGAAAGGGAGAAGACCGGGTGGTCGTCGCGGGAAGCCGGCTGGACCGGTTGCTGCTTGACCGCGCGCTGCCGCGCTGGGACCTCCAGGTCGACACCCTGGCCGTTGCCTCGTCGGGCGGCGAGCTCTCGCACATGGCCCTCGACCTCGTCGGGGCCCGAGCCGTAGACGTGGTGCAGGCGGCTCCCACCCATGCGCTGGGGGCACACCTGGTAGCGCCGAACCATGCCGGCCGAGCGCCCGTCGTCGTTGATGTGAGCCGGACCACCGGCGCTCTCGAAACCGAGATCGTCCCGGTTGAAGGCGGTTCCTGGGTGGTGGTGAGGTCAAGCGACGCGACGATCGCCGTTGTTCCGCCGACCGTCTCGCAGCCGACGCTGCCGGCGGATCTACGCGCGGACGTGCTGGTGCTTGGACGATCAACGACGCTCGGAGCCATGCCCGCGTCCGCCTTGCTGAATGCGGGATTCGGGATGGTCATCGCGCCACATCCACGCCTACCTCAGATCGTCGCGCGAGCCGTGAACGATGACGGCGAAATCGTCGTGCCGGAGTCTCAGCCCGACCCGGCGCAGCTCATCGGCAGCGCCCGGGTCCGCGCCGACCTGGGCACCATCGAGGTGCGACGCTGA